The Rosa rugosa chromosome 1, drRosRugo1.1, whole genome shotgun sequence genomic sequence catttatttttcttgaaGATTTTGTTAAGATATTGCTGTCAAATTCGATGAGATGGTAATCCCTCATGTTTACGTCATTGTGTATCTTGGCAGGAGGGATGGGTTTTAGATTGTTACAAGTACCCCTAATATGTACGAACAATAGACTTACCCCCTCTTATGAGGCTTTTGATTATCATGGAAGTATTGAATTATGTGTTAAGAAAGATGGTGTAGATCCTTTTGAAAGCAAGCACTCTCTCCATGCTTCACAAAACGATTAAATGTGAGAATAAACCCTTCGAAAGCAACTACTTTTATCAAAATTTGTTTGAAATTTAGTAGAAATTTTTTATTGCACATTAATGTATTGGTATATGAAGTTTTCAACTTTATATAGTAATAGGTCAGCTTTCTATAATTATATACTAACTCAAGATCTAATTAAACTAGCGATACATCAAGAAATATTATCAAACTAATTTATTTAATATATTGATATATTAATATATCTAAAGTCTAAGCGAAGCAAATTTCATATGTATaataagagcatctttaacactctctattgtggctctttagctattttggagagcatgtttagttttttatctattttagcagctgcatcaaactcctaagtggctctctattataagttttagctatctcgctcctaaatgaacaattcttaggttcacccctagggtgaatgagctcattcaccctctcttgcgattaacgtataataactttataatttatttttacttaataaatttataatccaacagtctatatcttaaattatcctttaaagatcatttCAGTAAAatatcaatcgaatcggaaatcatttaattatctaattgaatcaaacaaatggatggttctaacaacacttactactactatgatgaaccgtccatgtatttcatagaaatgaataactaaaatgtCTTCAAttggattgattttttacagatgtaatctttatattacgttatacaacataaatggttggattagaaaattataaagttattatacgttaatcgcaagagagggtgaatgagctcattcaccctaggggtgaacctaagaattgttcctcctaaatatagagagcagaatgaggctctctataatttaaacatttattttaagttattttatgtaatttataaatacatttaaactatttaatatttatttaaaaaataatataaattcaaaactaaataaaagagagagcattgatgcagacgtaattctaaaatAACttactaaaatttgactcaaaaataaatagcATTGCTAAACATGCTCTAAACATCTTAAAACAAAATACTAAATAGACCTCTTTTTGTAAAATAGCATTTTTGAGGTTAGTATACATGCCTGATTTTATAACAGTTCCTCGACTTCCTCCGTAAGTTGCAAGCTGGATCCATCATCTACATTCAATGCATTTAATGCATTATAAACTAGAGAAGATCTATTAAACTTTTAAAGAGAGATCAAATGTTGAAAAATGAATGGATGGGGGGACATGGATAAGAAACGGGCAATCAGAGCACACAATGATTTGACGGGTTTTAATCAAGGGTGCTCATCTCGAGAATTTGGAAGGAGTTTAGGGCCGTCGGATTTGATATCAATGGAAGAGAGTGCTTTCGCCCCCGAAAAATCCAATTTCTGACTTTATTTTGGTTGTTGCTTGTCTTAAGCAGGAATAGGTTACTCGGTTGAACAGAAGTGATCGTGAGGGAGCACTTGGAGAACTAGTATGTACGAAAGATATTAGATTGCAATTCTATAAGACCGGGTGAGGTGATTTAAATTGTTCGAAAGATTTCTTGATAAATAAGTTAAGTAGTTTAAAGTatttggtaaaaaatttagggAGAacatcacaaatggtcactaaaaaatttagggaaaatatcacaaatggtcactcgaCTTTTACATGTTCgatactttggtcactcacttttaaatatatcattttGCTCACTCaactttaaattttttttttttttgaggtgaaaaggtCAATCTCATTTAGCATTTCAGCAAACAGTACAATAATGACTTACCCAGAGGGTCATCAGTAGAAGTCATTACATAGAGCACACAACCCTAGCACACCCCTCACACGAGCATACTACTTAGCATACCCACCTTTTTAGATTAAGCGCAAAAACAAGAAACTAAGTAACCCCGAAATCAATAAACTACCTACGAGGCTGCTTGTTTCTTGTCGATCTTCCCcactaaaataaagaaaaagataggctcaTCATCATTTCATAAAAAAGGATGAGAACccactaaaataaaaaatacaaacttaaaaattatatttattaaaaaaatatttatttgtCACAATATCAAGAATATTTTTGTCCAGCCAAtcgtgaaaaattgagaaatttgaattgaaaatgattgggagaagtgacTGAAGTGCAACAAAATGCTCttcagtgactaaagtgattgataaaataatagttgagtgaccaaagtgatatatttgaaaattaagtgactaaagtgtcgaatgagtcatagttgagtgaccatttgtaaAATTCTccataaaatttaaaaataatttattttaagAACTACAACTATTATAAAAACTATCACGTGCAATTAGTTATGATCATATCAGCCTGATTAAAAGTGAGAGAGATTATCAGAGCTAGTTAGGGTTTCGAAAATTTTCCACAACACTGCCGTTGCCAAACAATGGCTGAGGAGGTATCAACATGACTCGTAACCGCTCTTGCAATCTCAGATAATGGACAAGTGTCCTTCGGAGTCGCTAGAGCGGCTGTAATATTTGGTTACTCCTATGCGGTTGGGAGGCTGATTTCGCAGAAGAAAAAATCTGATCCAAAAGCAGTGATGGAGATTATGGCTTCTGTTTGGAGCCTGAAGAATCTTCTTTCGATTCATAATCAAGGTGAACACTTTATTATGAAATTTTCGAACGAAGAGGAGTGCAGGCAAGTGGTTTTCGGAGGTCCCTAGTTCTATCGTTATTCCATGTTCCTTCCATTGAAATATGATGGCCTTAACAACCCTACTACGATGGAGATCTGGAGCTTCATGGTTTGGATCAAAATATTTGGACTATCGCTAGCTCTTTTCACCAATGaggtggtggaaatggtggggGCAACCTTGAGAAAGATCCTCCAATTGGACAGACTAGGGATCCGGCGAGGCACCAAAGCTATGGTTCGCGTTACCTACTCCGTTGCAGATCCGGTGAGGCAAGCCTACCCTCCGATGGCATTCGAGTTGGGTCCAAGCTTAGAGGTGATGCTGAGATTCAAGTATCAAAAGAATGTGGGTTACTGTCATACGTGTGGTTTGCTGGAGCAATTTTGGCAAGGTTGCAGTGTCCCTCCGGACATGTCCGGCGTCAGGGTCGTGGCCAGGAGTGCTGGGACTCAGTTCGGTGCTGAGGTAGGAGGTCAAGGCTGCGCTAAGGTGGGAAAAGGTTCCCCTAAACTTAACCCTGACCGTAACCTTAGCTCCAACAGTGGTTTATCTGCGTCAACAGCGGCGTGGTCTAGTGTGCGCTAGCTTATGGCTCCGTCACCGATCCCCAACCCATTCTCGGTGTCTCCCTCATCTTTTACTGCTTTCGCACTACTAGGTTTGACTACATAAGAATTGGCATTCAAGATGAGTATGTTTTGTAAGCCGGTGTTGGCTAACGAGGTGATTAAGGAGGGGGTTCCACTGCTCAGGGGGCTAAGGCGATTGCTCCGGTGCTTTCTAGGGCCAAAATATCATCTCTGAAGGCCTTGGTTACCTATAGCAATTAAAAGTCAAAAGCTATTGTTCTGATGCAGGGAGACTACTCCCATTTTTCTGGAGTCAAACCCTTCTCTGGAGTTCCCTCATTAGGCAAGTGTTCTAGTGGTTTCTCCTCCAAAAAGGAGCAAGGTTGGATGCCCTTTAGGTTCCAAGAATAAGTAGAAGGTGGAGGATGTCTACCCTTGGAAACTTGAGGCAACATCGGTGAAAAAGGTGAAAAAGCGTAGGTTCTCTACTGCACAACGAGCTTGGGATATAGTGGAGGAGCAGGCTGACCGTGACAATACGGTGGAGGACATGGCAATGGTGGTTGCTAGTAAGGACCCTGGAGCCCTCTGTGTAGGGAGGTCCTAGgtttttttgaataagttatGGTGGACTACGGTCTTAAACCCTAACATTGTCAAATTGATTAATGCCTTATCAATTTCAGAACTTCTTATAGGAGCTAACAACATCAAATTGTCCTCCTTTGATATAATAGGATCAACGATATTAATGAAGTCTAAGTCCAAGCGCAAAGATTCAGCATTGGTGCCAATAAACCTTCTCTTAAAGCACTGCACAAAAAACTGGTTTGGTGAAGTCGagaccctctctctctaaactgtagagagagaaagtagatctggAAAAAATCTCCATCCCCCTTCTCTTTTGCCCAAATCTTAATCCCTTGGGATCTAGATTGAAGGCCTAAGAGTTGGGGGGAGGTCCTTTCTCCTTCATCCTTTTCAGCATCCTCAAGAATCTGCTGCTCTTCTCTTACCTTTGTGGTGTTTTTTTTGCTCCCTTTGTGGTATTTTCTGGCTATGTCCAGTTCATTCCTGGCACTGTCCAGATCGGGAGGACATTGTTCATcacctctttttttctttctttctcaatgTCAATCAATCCCACATCTTTCCAGATCTTTGATTACCCAACCCCAAAACAATTCTTCTCTTTTCACTCTCAACCTCCATGAAAGCTACTGTGGCTGCGATGATAAAGTGCAAGGCACTTACCTAGGTgagtatgggtgctcacgcatgggtTCGTCACCCTCCATTCTCCATGGTTCTGGTTCTCGGTCCTCTTTCGGCAGCCACGACTCTTTCTTGGTTTGGGTCTTGATGGTGGACAGTATAAGGTTGTTTTGAGGGATCTTCTTCCCTGGGTTGTTGGTTTTCCTATGATTTGTGTTCTGGGTTTTGATTGGCATCGGTTACTCATCATGGAACTACTTGGTGTTCTGCTTCAGGCGACACATCGGCGATTCTACGTGGTCAGCGGCGCGAGGTGGTCTGCAGTAGCTAGGTTTTCTGTTTTGGATCGGGCTTGTTCTTTGGGCCTATGCATTAGTTGTTTTACAAGGGTTAATTTCCTTATACTGGCTTTTTTGAGCTCAGTTGGAAATtaagtttccttttcttttttgtctgtTTGGGCCTATCCATCAGACTTAATAGTTGGTTCTATTTTCAGCCTTTTAGGCTAGCTTTGGGGCAGCTTAGTTGATCcccatttccaaaaaaaaataaaataaagcacTGCACAAAAACATTCCAATTTCACTTTGGTTAGTGATCCATATATTGATGTCATTTTTAATCCTAGTAATTCTattttaatgtcttcttattGTGGCCTATATATGAAAAATTGTTGTATTTTTATCCCCTAAAGTAAGCCAATTTTTTTAGCTCTCTGAGGCAATTTAAGTTCCTCTTGATTATGAATATCTAAAAGATCTTTAGAAAGCTTCCAAACTTTGTCGTTAAGAAAATTTGATAGAGGGAAGAGCATAAGTTGGTTTTGGTAGAAAGCTAAATCATTTTGGATTTTAGTACAGTTATTTAAGAAATTGCCAAAAAACTCTACTCCAATGAGAAATGTgatgtgagaaaaaaaaaatgagaaatgtgATTTGAGAAAGCATTGGAAATAGCAATAAAGTTCTTAAGAGGGTTAGGATCAAGAGTCTGGTTCCAGAACTTATCAACCGTTTTTGGAAAGTCCGAGTGTGAGAGCCAAACAGCTTCTAATTTAAAAGCTCTAGAATGAGCTACTTTAGAAGGTAAAGACAATGGGGCAATGATCAGAAACCTATGATAGGCAGATTTTCTAAAGAGCATTTGGAAACAAAGTAAGCCAATCAGAATTAGCTACTGCTCTATCTAATCTTTCTAAAATTATAGTATGGTCTTTATGCTTATTGGACCAAGTAAACGGCAGTCCCTCAGCATGTAAACTAGaaagattaatgttattcaagAATTGAACAAAGTTATACATATAACAAGAGGCCGGGTTCAGGCCGCCAACCTTTTCTTCAATAGAGATGACATTGTTAAAGTCTCCAAACAATAGCCAATGGTCATTATTTGTAGGTCTAATAGATTCAATTTCATTCCAAAGACCAGCTTGCATTCTTTTATTAGGATAAGCATAAACAAAAGTAGTAAACCAACTTTTGCCAACACAGGGATCAAAGAAATTGCGGTGCAAAAGTCTATCATGCTTAAGAATAACATTTATATCAATTGTAAAAGAATTCCAGCAAGGAAGTAAACCATCACATTGACTATTCGAATTGATAAActcaaatttattgaaataTGTAGAAAGCTTAGAAGCAAAATTATTCGCCTGATTAGAATCAGGAATCCTAGTATCTAGGATACACAAAACATCTAGCCTCAAGGCAATAACCTGAGCTAGAAAGCCCAGTCAGGAACTGCCCTGGTTATTCTAGCTAAGGATTCTGATTTAAAATTTTCATGATTAATCATTTTCATTGCCCTAGTCCTCACTTGTTTCCATGTTTTCAACCATTGCCTTAGTTCTCTTCTTTGGGCTGGGGGCAGCCACAAAGGTAGAGCTTGGATTGATCAGATCAAAACCAGCAGTGTCACCAAGAAATTGGTCCAGTGTTGCCATGTACTAGAGTTACACGGCTCCAATGCTACTAAGCATGTTTATGCAAATAATAGTTTATTGAAATACAGTCAGTGATATTCGTTTGGTTTTTTCCAAACTCATACTTCTATCTATAACTTTGGAACTAAAGTTGTACGCCCCTTATATCCATTTGAGGTAGGGTTCATAAATAAAAATGGTCATAGAATTACTATGCAGATCTGCAGTTTGGAATCGCCAATGTTTTGATATTTTCAGAAACATTTGGAAGACTAGAGTAGCTATGCTCTAAATCTAACTATACCTACGTTATTTTGTTGAAGCCTTTCAAATTTTGAGGGTATCACAATGCCATCAAGACTATTGAGCCATAAAAGAACCAAAGCTTTTCTTGTCGAACATGTATGGCACAATGGACACGTTAAGATCACGTGACAGACCCAGAAAATAAGCTTTGGAAATCTAAAGCTAAGCAAACCCAATGAGCTAGGCTAGCTATCCATTTCTTATTTTAGTTTAACGCTGCACTCTGAACTAATAAACATGCAGAGGCCATGTAGAAAACAGTGGATACAGAGATCGATCGGCCGGTCGTACATAAGGTGGACTAATATCCCaccattttattaaatttgtaCAAAAGCCcgtttatttattttgaaactATGCTTTGAAATTTGAAGTCAATCTTCAAACCAATCTTCTCCTTCTGACATGCACATATAGAGACAAATGTGTGACTCTTTTGAATATTATTGTTGGCTTATTTTGAGCAATACTCAAGGTCATAGCGCAATGGAACTACCCATTGATATTTGGAGAAACATTTGGTGGGAACAAAAGAGAATGTCTGTCTATTTGACCCTAAGCAAACTAACTTGTTTTTATAGAAGAAAGGGTAAGAATTGTTTTCCCAAGAGAacgggagagagagaagcacgCGAGAAACCTAGGGTTTTACAGAGTCTTTGGACCGAGAGTCTTTTCCCTTAATTTTCTCACTTGGGTTTCGCGAAAGAGAGAAAGACGAAATCCCAAGAAGAAACAAGAGTCAAGACAAAGAAAGTATGCTATCATGATATCTTTTTACGAGTTTTCTAGTTTGGATTATTATGTAAACTTGCGTGCCAAGTTTTTATGTTCACCTCGCAAAGTTTCATGGCTTATGAACTTGTGCAAGTTTCTCTTTCGGGCGACTTTGCAGAGGTACTACTGATTATTCCTTCATAGCTTTCTTTATTTATACGTGAAATAGTAATGAGAAGACTAAGATGAATAGTGGTCAATCTAGTTTTTGTAGTAGAAAGATTTGGGTTGTGCAGTAGTCGATCTAACCTTGTTTCCTCATAATGTAAGTTACACAGGTACACGTGTGCTGTGGTTGAAAATGCACAACTTTTGTCATTTACAGAGGTAATTAAAGATAATCAATGATTAATTATCGGTTCTTGAAATTGAAGTATGTGGGCTATTTGAGGCGGACTTTGCTAAATAGGTAGAGGCCGAACGGGTAGAATATCTAATACCCTACATCCATGCAGCACCCATGCTAAAAGAATGAGAAGcgtatcaaaactcaaaacataaTAAAAGCAGGGACAACTACAATTAATTGACTAAGCTATGTTTGATCATTGATGTGTATTTGTTTGCAGGAGGTCAATCACGATTGAGAACTACAGAAAGTCTCCAAAATTGACGAACGAGCTATTTGAAAACTTAAATCATGAGCTAGTTTTCAAGTTTCTTCCTTCAGTGAACTATGAAGTTTCTAAATCTTTCTGAATTCTCTAAAACTTGTCGTGATGAAATTGTAGATATCGAAAGAAACTACAAGGACTAATAAGAAAGTTTCTTTGTACAGTCGTGCCAACTGTCCAGGAAGGGTCAAAACAAATGATCGACTAATCCATGAACTCTATTTAAAGCACAGGAAGGTAGGAAAATCCTTGCCTATTCTTGATGAGTTGTGTTTACATCTCTCCTATTACTTGCTAGTTGCTACCTCCTTATCATATAGCAATGGCTGATATTGAATTGACTGCACAGCCATCTGATGAACCTCATGTTCTGAAACGCGATATTGTCCAGTTCAAGCCAGAACGAGACTCGGCAAATGATGACATAAGAAATGCTCTGTTAGTGGTCTCCACCCTGATCGCTGCCGCAACCTTTGCGGCCGGAGTGAACCCTCCCGGTGGGGTTTGGCAAGATAATGATAACACTCATGTTGCCGGCCAGTCAGTCTTAGCCTCTTACAGTAAAGATTCGTTCACAATGTTCCTTTTCTCGAACACAGCAGCGTTTTCTTCGTCTACAattgtgattttgtttcttGTCAGTAACTTTCCATTTTATCTGGAGATCTGGATAGCCATGGCCGGTATGATATTTACCTACGGCGTTTCAATTTCTTCTGTAAGCTCCAAGGGAAATATTAAGTCAGGCTACACGTACAAAAAAAAAGACGCGGAAGTTTATAGCCAAAACTACTTTGCTGGCATCTCCGGTTTTGCTACGATGtcctttaatttatttatttaatattttatatatatatttttaattatttttatcttttttgtGGAATACaaatttaattaataaaaaaataaaattacaaggaggaaagaaaaaaattatgttttgtTTGGATCGAGTGTTTTTATCATCTCCGCGGGTGATGTATTACTATCGCCTTCAATCTCTTGTCAAtctgtaaaacaaacaaaaaaaatctttttaatCCCCCCAGTAACAGATTTTTTTATCTCAAATGTCAATCTCAATGTGCTATctcttttatttaattaaaaaaatcgCTCTCagcaatataaaaaaaatctgtaaaataaatttgggtccttgacccaaaacaccaaaatgaacaaaaattatttcacttaccccagcaacagatttttattcccacctacacaatttcacatcaaatgaccattttgccctaaGCTTAATTATTAAACTACAACATTGCCACTccctttcctctctctctctctctccccctccagacgacctctctcctctctccagacgactctctctctctccaaacgccggatttctttctctctccgcGTTGCTCCACTATCGACAACGTTGTCACCGGCGAAGTTGCCTACAACAACGGCAACGAGAGCTTCAAATGCAGATCTAGCCTCCACGCGTCGTGTCGAGCTCGAGAAGTGGCACCGGTGTCGTAAATCGCTGCGCCGGTTTGAACTGGTATAGGCGACCAGTCACCGGAGGCGTGAGGCCTCGTCGCTGTCGAGGACTCGGAGCTCGTCGGCAAGTTTGGCGACGGTGTTGGTCAGATTTGACGGTAATTCGGAATGACAGACTGGATGTGAGGCCACCGTCGCCGGAGTTCTCCACAAGTGGACCAATTACGGCATGCTCTCCTATGCCAAGACTCAGTTGCCGGAGAATCTCAACCTCCTAATCCAAAACGACGACTACTGGAGAACTTCTTATTCTCTTTGCTTAATCATGGTCAAACTTGGAGTCAccgactcttttttttttttttttttagtaaccTGTGGGtagaaggcccagaaggaaaaaagaggggaaaaaaaagttctattggggcaatagaggtctgttaaaagtctattgaagggcaatagacgtctattggaaggcaatagacgtctattggaagacaatagacgtctatcgaaaggcaatagacgttttgaattgatgtattctccttgtttttttttttctataatcaaagttgtctaaatttagggagattagttcccattctgatgactgaaagtcctattggggggcaatagacatctattggggggcaatacatggttgatagacatctattgggggaaatagacgtctattaggaggTAATagattattggggcaatagatgtctattgggagcAATAAACCTTTCTGGTGAAGTTTTTAGAAAAGTCCGGTGGAcggcgatcggtgaccggaatcctgcGACCAGTGACTGGAATCCGACGACCAGGTACGGGAATCCGGCTAAAATTGGCATATGATTCCGGCGGCCTGTGACCGGATTCCcgcggccggtgacggggctccgcgcaaagtctcctatggtttctctttcttccgtttctctctctctctctctctctctctctctctctctctctctctaagtaacaaaggggggagggtaaaatggtattaaaaaaataaaaaacaaaaataaaaaatcttaatggggtattagggaagacctccttagagtgttttggataagagagaattaaaaaaacttaatggggtaagtgggaaaaaaatctctagaaatggggtaaatggacaaataCCAGGCAAAGAAACCTCAGAGGGAAGACCAAGTGTACCGGCCCTTCAAcgctctgatgcctaagtcaataTCGTTAAAAGATGTTGACAATTAGGAAGCGATAGTAAATAGTTACATATTTATGGTGATGGAGGTGTCTTATTAATAAGGAATTTGAGGAGTGCGGTTCCTCGTACTTCCCATATGGGACGACTGGGGTTCCCAATATTGAAATGTAAGGTATAGGGATCATGTCTGGGAGTGATTTGTGGAGTTTCTTGTAGTTTAATGAACCTTGTTATTCCGATATTTGTGCTTGGGAAGTATGTATACAAACACTCCGGGGGGGGTTGCATGACGGCTTTTACAAAAAGGTCAAAAATGTTACATCAGCAGAGCGGGTGGAGGTTTTGGCGGTGCTGTCTTTCATGCTTTGGAGCATAGGTTTTCTCCTGTTATTTTTTAAACAGATTTTATGTTATTTGTTCAAGCAACCAAGCAAAGTGTCATTCCCCATACATCCCAATTGGGACATGTGTATGATGATATTACTTGTGGTCTTCAGCAGATTCTAGGTTCTTATTTTACTCATGTTGACCGTCAAGCCAATTCTGTGGCTCACAATTTAGCTAGTCATGcactttctttttctcaggATGCAGTTTGGGGGTCTGTTCCCCCAATTATTTGGGATATAATTAATAAGGAGTCTTCTCCTTATTAATAAAGATCTATAAgattgtttcaaaaaaaaaaaaatgttttagagaaacgggaattgagagaaaatcgttgTGTGTTcccattgataataggggcatctttatagaggattacaatgcataaatctgaatcatacaaggaaaggtaatcatacattgaataggaatctctatattcttctaattaaatcctattaccactaggttaagtaacctagagtttgggccagacacatattctggatttacttgaacactcccccttgtgtcgcccaaacatggtgctcctctcgttgcctcattaaaaaccttgccgagtaacaaaaaccttgtgggacaaaaataaccttggtcgaagggtaaaaagagcacaacacaccattcacgtttcaagaccatacatgtagacatctccccctgatgtctacatctccccctgatgacgacggtcatgggagtttggataacttccgcaaacgatgctaccaacacgtTTCTCGAAactggaatttaggcaatgacttagtgagcaagtctgccacactgtcctcagatcgaacctagttcactttggtCTTGAGGAGAGAGTTTgatgttgctgattatccttggtgttgtcgcttttgatgtagccttgcttcacttATTCAAAATAAGCAGAATTATCCTAAATgttcgtaggctcatctgtggtagacttcaaaccacaattgttcaaacatgcataattatggatccaatccatatacattcacgaaccacttcgtgaagagcaataatctctgcattgttcgaagatatagcgactagggtctattttgtagacctctaagatatcacggtctttacccatggtgaacacttaaccagtttggaaatgacctttgtgtgggtcagagagatacccaacatcagcaaaaccttccaaaacgcttatcgttttgggatggggatagtggacgcaggccagtgttggcggcgttcctggtgtgtgataagtccaaatccatcgtctctctgtagggatagaataagcctatatcgatcgtacatctcaagtacataaagatatcttttacaccaatcaaaTGGCGTCACATTGGCGCACAACTATACCTAGCTAaaaagttcacaacatatgagatgtccgatcttgtgcattggggtaagtacaataatgcgcctattgtacttaagtaagacacttctgcctctagcacatcttcgtcatcatccttcgaacgccgaggatccttttcaggatcaagactacagacgatcatgggggtgcttgaaggcttgaccttgtcaaaatgcctgagcatctatcaacacgatgctcaagttccaaactgagacataatcgtgcgCTCCCAAAAtcgttcatctcaaaatcggatttcaagtgttcagcagtttcccttaactctttaagggcttccaatgaagatcatgtcaaacatgaaccgcgatggaatccgaaacttgttatagaaacTCGCGGGCacatcccttcccaatcaagtagtcactttagtgagcgtttcaaccttattgtaaacgtgCTCCGtgatctagagccacttgacttgggtaaatgaagttcagtatattccgtatctagatccccatagagatacgtagtgaccacatttgtaagctgcatgttcagttattcggaaactaccaaactgacagggtagtggagtgcaattgcatccattatgagagaatatgtctcattgtagtcaattccagggcgttttctGAGAAGCCTTatgccataaggcgagattgccatctctttttctcatcacgttgtctaacgaagacccattagtcaataggttttacgttaggaggtgttggcatcactggctctaaaaccttcctcttcgttagagaatccaacttaacctggatcgcatctttccatttaggccaaatttctctacgttggcattcattcatcaacggagcgtggttcgatatcatcggactcaacaaactcatgcgcaacaaaatgcacaactacatcatcaattatggtGGAGTTTCTAtctcacgtctcatgtacactagtgtaattttcatagagctctatattct encodes the following:
- the LOC133728766 gene encoding uncharacterized protein LOC133728766, with protein sequence MADIELTAQPSDEPHVLKRDIVQFKPERDSANDDIRNALLVVSTLIAAATFAAGVNPPGGVWQDNDNTHVAGQSVLASYSKDSFTMFLFSNTAAFSSSTIVILFLVSNFPFYLEIWIAMAGMIFTYGVSISSVSSKGNIKSGYTYKKKDAEVYSQNYFAGISGFATMSFNLFI